The nucleotide window CCCGGACAACCGCCTGCCGGAGCGCTACAACCCGGAGCTGGTGGAACTGCACCGCATCAACACCGAGGACACGGCCATCTGCGTCGGCTTCTTGCGCGGGCTGCTGCGCGAGTTCGCCGAGGAGACGCAAAGCGAATGGGGTCGCCGGATCCTGGACAATCTGCCGGACCTGCGCGGCAAGTTCTGGCTGGTCAAGCCGCAGGCCAGCGAGCTGGCCGGCCTGCTCGACGCCGTGCGCGCGCCACGCTGAGCGGCCGCGCCGTCGTCGCCCCCCGTCCCGACAACAAAGCGAACACCGACTCATGGCTGCCGCCCCCAAGCCCCGCAAGAATCCGCTGCAGTTCCTGGACGTGCCGCGTCAGCTCGACAAGCAGCCGGCGCCGCAGCGCATCAAGCATTTCCACGAGATTTACGTGCCCTTCGACGCCGCCACCGCCGCCCGCCAGGCCGGCCGCTGCGTGGACTGCGGCAACCCGTACTGCGAGTGGCAGTGCCCGGTGCACAACTTCATCCCGGACTGGTTGAAGCTGGTCCAGGACGGCAAGATCCTGGAAGCCGCCGAACTGTCCAACCAGACCAACTCGCTGCCGGAAATCTGTGGCCGCATCTGCCCGCAGGACCGCCTGTGCGAGGGTGCCTGCACCATGAACGACGGCCTGGGTGCCGTGACCATCGGCTCGATCGAGAAATACATCACCGAGGAAGCCTTCAAGCTCGGCTGGAAGCCCGATCTGTCGCGGGTGGTGCCCACCGGAAAGAAGGTCGCCGTGGTCGGCGCCGGGCCGGCCGGACTCGCCTGTGCCGACGTGCTGGCCCGGGCCGGCGTGCAGGGGGTGGTGTTCGACCGCTACCCGGAAATCGGCGGCCTGCTGACCTTCGGCATCCCCGGCTTCAAGCTGGAGAAAAGCGTCGTGCAGCGGCGGCGGGCGATCTTCGAGGGCATGGGCATCGAGTTTCGTCTGGGCGTGGAAATCGGCCGCGACGTCGAGTTCGAAAGCCTGCTGGCCGACTACGACGCGGTGTTTCTGGGCATGGGCACCTACAAGTTCGTGCAGGGCGGCTTCCCGGGCGAGCAGCTGCCGGGCGTGACCCCGGCGCTGCCGTATCTGGTCGCCAATGCCAACCGCCAGCTCGGCTTTGAGCGCAATCCGGCCGATTTCATCGACATGGCTGGCAAGCGGGTGGTGGTGCTGGGCGGCGGCGACACGGCCATGGACTGCAATCGCACCGCCATCCGTCAGGGCGCCGCGCAGGTGAGCTGCGCCTACCGGCGCGACGAGCGCAACATGCCCGGCTCGCGCACCGAGGTCGGCAACGCCAAGGACGAGGGCGTGCAGTTCCTGTGGAACCGCCAGCCGCTGGAGATCCTGGCCGGCCCGGATGGCCGCGCCTGTGGCGTGAAGATGGTCACCACCGAGCTTGGCCCGCCGGACGCCAAGGGCCGGCGCCAGCCGCAGCCCATCCCCGGCAGCGAGGAGGTGATCCCGGCCGATGCGGTGATCATCGCCTTCGGCTTTCGGCCGAACCCGCCGGCCTGGTTCGACCAGTTCGGCATCGCCACCGACAACAACGGCCGCGTCCACGCACCGGCCAAGGCGCCGATCGCGCACCAGACGGCCAATCCGAAGGTGTTTGCCGGCGGCGACATGGTGCGCGGCGCCGATCTGGTGGTCACGGCGGTTTACGACGGTCGCCAGGCCGCCGAGGGCATCCTGCAGTACCTCGGCGTCTAGGCGGTGGGCAGCCTGCCGCCGCTGCGCAACGACCGCCTGTTGCGCGCCCTGCGCCGTGAGCCGGTGGACCGCACGCCGGTGTGGATCATGCGCCAGGCCGGGCGCTACCTGCCGGAATACCGCGCCACGCGCGGGCGGGCCGGCAGTTTCCTGAGCCTGATGCGCAGCCCGGAACTGGCCACCGAAGTGTCGCTGCAGCCGCTGGCGCGCTTCGATCTGGACGCCGCCATCCTGTTCTCGGACATCCTGACCATCCCCGACGCGCTGGGCCTTGGCCTGCACTTCGTGGAAGGCGAGGGGCCGCGCTTCGAGCGGCCGGTCCGAAGCCGCGCCGACATCGACGCGCTGCGCGCGCCGGACATCGAAAGCGCGCTGCCCTATGTGTTCGATACGGTGCGCATGCTGCGCCGCGAGCTGGCCGGCCGGGTGCCGCTGATCGGCTTTGCCGGCAGCCCGTGGACGCTCGCCTGCTACATGGTGGAAGGCGGCGGCAGCGACGATTTCCGGCTCATCAAGGGCCTGTCGTACACCGATCCGGCGGCCCTGCACCGGCTGCTCGCGCTGCTGGCCGAATCGGTGGCCGATTACCTCACCGCGCAGGCGGCGGCCGGCGCGCAGGCGCTGATGCTGTTCGACACCTGGGGCGGGGTGCTGACCACGCCCGGTTACCGAGAGTTCTCGCTGGCCTACCAGGCGCGGGTGACTGAGCTGCTCAAATCCCGGACGGCAACGCGCGAACTGCCGCTGATCGTGTTCACCAAGGGCGCCGGCCGCTGGCTGGCCGAACAGGCGCAGATCGGCTGCGCGGCGCTCGGCGTCGACTGGACGCAGGAGCTCGGCGACGTGCGCGCCGCCACCGGCGGAAAGGTCGCCCTGCAGGGCAATCTGGACCCGATCGCCCTGTTCGGTCCGCCCGAGCGCATCCGCGCCGAGGTGGCACGCATTCTGGAAAGTTATGGCCCCGGCCCGGGGCATGTGTTCAACCTGGGCCACGGCGTGCTGCAACAGACCGATCCGGATCACGTGGCGGTGCTGGTGGATGCGGTCCACGAGCTGAGTGCGCCGTATCACGCCTGAGCGCGCCCCATGCCGCGGCTGATCCTGAAGGTCGCCATCGACGCGCCGCTGCGGCACCTGTTCGATTATCTGCCCTTGTTCAATGTCCCGCCGCCGGCGGTCGGCTGCCGCGTGCGCGTGCCGTTCGGGCGGCGCAGCCAGGTCGGTCTGGTGGTGGCGCATGCCCGCCATGCGGAGGTGGCCGACGCGCAGCTTCGGCACATCCACGAGCCGCTGGATGCCGAGCCGCTGCTGCCGGCCAGCGTGCTCGAACTGCTGCGCCGGGCGGCCGACTACTACCATGCGCCGCCCGGCGAGGTGCTGGTGGGGACCCTGCCGGGCCTGCTGCGCGCCGGCCGGCCGGCGCGGCCGATGCAGGTCTGGCAATGGGCGCTGACCGAAGCGGCGCCCAGTCCAGACAGCTTGAGCCGGGCGCCCAGGCAGGCTGCTTTGCTCGGTGCGCTAGCGCAGGGTCCATGCGAGGAATCGCAGCTTGACGCGGCGCTTCCCGGTTGGCGGGTCACCGCACGCACGCTGGCCGACAAGGGCTGGATCGAGCGCGCGCCGATAGCCCCCGAAGCCGCCGCCGACGGGCCGCCCGAGCAGGGCCACGCACTCACCACGGCTCAGCGTGTGGCGGTCGATGCGGTTGCGGCCAGCAGCGGCTTCGGCGCCTTCCTGCTCGACGGCGTCACCGGCAGCGGCAAGACCGAGGTGTATCTGACGGCCATCGAAGGGGTGCTCGCCGCCGGCCGTCAGGCGCTGGTGCTGGTGCCGGAAATCAGCCTCACGCCGCAGACCGAGGCACGCTTTCGGGCGCGCTTCGGGGCTGCCGTGGCGGTGCTGCACTCGGGCCTTTCCGACACCGAGCGCCTGGCCGCCTGGCTGGCCGCCCGCGGCGGCCAGGCCGGGGTGCTGATCGGCACCCGCTCGGCGGTGTTCGCGCCGCTGGCCCGGCCGGGCCTGATCGTGGTCGACGAGGAACACGACGGCTCCTACAAGCAGCAGGACGGCTTTCGTTACCACGCCCGCGACATGGCGGTGCTGCGCGCGCGCATCGAGGACGTGCCGGTGCTGCTGGGCAGCGCCACGCCGTCCCTGGAGAGCCTGGCCCACGGCAGGAGCGGCCAGTACCGGATGCTGCATCTGCGCGAGCGGGCCGGCAGCGCCCGCCTGCCGCAATTGGAACTGCTCGACGTGCGTCACCAGCGCATGGCGGGCCTGGTGTCGCCCGCGCTGGCGGGGGCGGTGCGCGAGGAACTGGCCGCCGGCCGGCAGGTGATGCTGTTCCTGAACCGTCGCGGCTATGCGCCGGTGCTGCTGTGCCACGCCTGCGGCTGGGTACCCAAGTGCGACCGCTGCGACGCGCACTACACGCTGCATCGCGGCCGCCGCCTGCTGCTGTGCCATCACTGCGGGCGCGAGCGGCCGCCGCCGACCCGCTGCGAGGGCTGCGGCGCGCAGGACCTGCTGCCGCTGGGGGCCGGCACCGAGCGCATCGAGACCGACATCGCGGCGCTGTTCCCGGACCACCGGGTGCTGCGCGTCGACCGCGACAGCACGCGCCGGCGCGGGGCGCTGGACGCGCACCTGGCCGCCGCGCGCGATGGCAGTGCCGACATCCTGGTCGGCACGCAGATGCTGGCCAAGGGCCATCACTTTCCGGCGGTGACGCTGGTCGGCATTCTCGACGCTGACCAGGGCCTGTTCGCGGCCGACTTTCGCGCCAGCGAGCGCCTGGCGCAGACCATTTATCAGGTCTCCGGCCGCTGCGGGCGCGGCGAGCAGGCGGGCCGGGTGCTGATCCAGACCCACCAGCCGCAGCATCCGGTGCTGCGTGCGCTGCTGCACGGCGGCTACGGCACCTTTGCGGCCGAGCTGCTGGCCGAGCGTGAGGCCGCCGGCTGGCCGCCGTTCAGCCATCTGGCCCTGCTGCGGGCGGACTCGACGCGGCATGAGGACGCGCTGTGGTTCCTGGGCGAGACCCTGTCGGTGGCGGCGGAAATCGGCCACGCCGGGGTCGAGCTGCTGGGTCCGGTGCCGGCGCCGATGCCCAAACGCGCCGGCCGTTACCGCGCGCAGCTGCTGCTGCAGGCGCAGCGGCGGGCGCCGCTGCACGCGCTGCTGCGCGCTTGGTTGCCGGCGCTGGCGCAGCTGCCGGCGGCGCGCCAGGTGCGCTGGTCGCTGGACGTGGACCCGCTGGATACCTACTGATCGACACCCGCGCAAGGCCCGACTGGCCGCCCCTGGCACGGCCACTGCTAGCCCAGTTATAAGCCCCCGACATTGCCTGTCCCGGATGAAACCTGCCTCCTTGCGCGTCATGCTGGTCGATGACGACCTCGAACGCCGCGCGCTGGTGGCCGCCGCACTGAACGATGCTGGCCTGGCAGTGGTGGCCCAGCTGGGCACTGCCGACGGGCTGTTGCGGGCGGTGGCCGGTTGCACGCCGGACGTGGTGATCATCGACCTGGAATCGCCCGACCGCGACATCCTGGAGAACATGCGCTGCCTGTCGCGCGACAACCCGCATCCGGTGGTGATGTTCGCCACCTCGTCCGATAGCGACGCCATTCGCGAGGCCATCGAGGCCGGCGTCAGCGCCTACGTGGTCGACGGCCTCAGTCCCGGCCGGGTGCGCTCGGTGGTGGAGGTGGCGGTCGCGCGCTTTCGCCAGTACGCATCGCTACAGCGCGAACTGGCCGAGGCGCGCACCAGTCTGGCGCAGCGCAAGCTCATCGATCGCGCCAAGGGCATCCTCATGGAGCGCGGCCGGCGCACCGAAAGCGAGGCCTACCATGCCCTGCGCAAGCTGGCCATGGATCAGAACAAGACCATCGCCGACATCGCCCAGGGCGTGATCGACACCGCCGAGTTGTTCAAATGAGCCCGAGCCTGCCGACCCCGGAACTGCCCCGGCTGCGCCTGGGCTACATCCCGCTCACGGACGCCGCGCCGCTGGTGGTGGCGCTGGAGAATGGCCACTTCGAGCGCTTCGGGCTGGATGTGAGCCTGTCGCGCCAGCCGTCGTGGGCCACGCTGCGCGACAAGCTCGGCATCGGTCATCTGGACGGCGCGCACCTGCTGGCGCCGATGGCGCTGGCCTGTTCGCTGGGTGTGGAAGGCGTGCCGCAGCGGCTGGTGAC belongs to Immundisolibacter sp. and includes:
- a CDS encoding FAD-dependent oxidoreductase yields the protein MAAAPKPRKNPLQFLDVPRQLDKQPAPQRIKHFHEIYVPFDAATAARQAGRCVDCGNPYCEWQCPVHNFIPDWLKLVQDGKILEAAELSNQTNSLPEICGRICPQDRLCEGACTMNDGLGAVTIGSIEKYITEEAFKLGWKPDLSRVVPTGKKVAVVGAGPAGLACADVLARAGVQGVVFDRYPEIGGLLTFGIPGFKLEKSVVQRRRAIFEGMGIEFRLGVEIGRDVEFESLLADYDAVFLGMGTYKFVQGGFPGEQLPGVTPALPYLVANANRQLGFERNPADFIDMAGKRVVVLGGGDTAMDCNRTAIRQGAAQVSCAYRRDERNMPGSRTEVGNAKDEGVQFLWNRQPLEILAGPDGRACGVKMVTTELGPPDAKGRRQPQPIPGSEEVIPADAVIIAFGFRPNPPAWFDQFGIATDNNGRVHAPAKAPIAHQTANPKVFAGGDMVRGADLVVTAVYDGRQAAEGILQYLGV
- the hemE gene encoding uroporphyrinogen decarboxylase, giving the protein MPPLRNDRLLRALRREPVDRTPVWIMRQAGRYLPEYRATRGRAGSFLSLMRSPELATEVSLQPLARFDLDAAILFSDILTIPDALGLGLHFVEGEGPRFERPVRSRADIDALRAPDIESALPYVFDTVRMLRRELAGRVPLIGFAGSPWTLACYMVEGGGSDDFRLIKGLSYTDPAALHRLLALLAESVADYLTAQAAAGAQALMLFDTWGGVLTTPGYREFSLAYQARVTELLKSRTATRELPLIVFTKGAGRWLAEQAQIGCAALGVDWTQELGDVRAATGGKVALQGNLDPIALFGPPERIRAEVARILESYGPGPGHVFNLGHGVLQQTDPDHVAVLVDAVHELSAPYHA
- a CDS encoding primosomal protein N' yields the protein MPRLILKVAIDAPLRHLFDYLPLFNVPPPAVGCRVRVPFGRRSQVGLVVAHARHAEVADAQLRHIHEPLDAEPLLPASVLELLRRAADYYHAPPGEVLVGTLPGLLRAGRPARPMQVWQWALTEAAPSPDSLSRAPRQAALLGALAQGPCEESQLDAALPGWRVTARTLADKGWIERAPIAPEAAADGPPEQGHALTTAQRVAVDAVAASSGFGAFLLDGVTGSGKTEVYLTAIEGVLAAGRQALVLVPEISLTPQTEARFRARFGAAVAVLHSGLSDTERLAAWLAARGGQAGVLIGTRSAVFAPLARPGLIVVDEEHDGSYKQQDGFRYHARDMAVLRARIEDVPVLLGSATPSLESLAHGRSGQYRMLHLRERAGSARLPQLELLDVRHQRMAGLVSPALAGAVREELAAGRQVMLFLNRRGYAPVLLCHACGWVPKCDRCDAHYTLHRGRRLLLCHHCGRERPPPTRCEGCGAQDLLPLGAGTERIETDIAALFPDHRVLRVDRDSTRRRGALDAHLAAARDGSADILVGTQMLAKGHHFPAVTLVGILDADQGLFAADFRASERLAQTIYQVSGRCGRGEQAGRVLIQTHQPQHPVLRALLHGGYGTFAAELLAEREAAGWPPFSHLALLRADSTRHEDALWFLGETLSVAAEIGHAGVELLGPVPAPMPKRAGRYRAQLLLQAQRRAPLHALLRAWLPALAQLPAARQVRWSLDVDPLDTY
- a CDS encoding ANTAR domain-containing protein, with protein sequence MKPASLRVMLVDDDLERRALVAAALNDAGLAVVAQLGTADGLLRAVAGCTPDVVIIDLESPDRDILENMRCLSRDNPHPVVMFATSSDSDAIREAIEAGVSAYVVDGLSPGRVRSVVEVAVARFRQYASLQRELAEARTSLAQRKLIDRAKGILMERGRRTESEAYHALRKLAMDQNKTIADIAQGVIDTAELFK